A portion of the uncultured Draconibacterium sp. genome contains these proteins:
- a CDS encoding thioredoxin domain-containing protein has translation MKTKVTTLMVAIVLMFGYTSCNAKAENNSAEKPTESVSKAEKATTMLTKEMFLEKVWDYENSPQEWKYKGDKPALIDFYADWCGPCRTAAPILEEVAGEFAEEVIVYKIDTQVERELAAVFGVKSIPAFLYIPMEGKPTMASGIARTKEDTKKMFTQNINNILLKKQQSNEAL, from the coding sequence ATGAAAACAAAAGTAACTACATTAATGGTGGCTATTGTATTGATGTTTGGGTACACATCATGCAATGCAAAAGCAGAGAATAATTCGGCAGAAAAACCGACCGAATCAGTTTCAAAGGCAGAAAAAGCAACAACCATGCTAACCAAAGAGATGTTTTTGGAAAAAGTGTGGGACTACGAAAACTCACCTCAGGAATGGAAATATAAAGGAGACAAACCGGCGTTAATCGATTTTTACGCAGACTGGTGCGGACCTTGCCGAACTGCAGCTCCTATATTGGAAGAAGTGGCCGGTGAATTTGCAGAAGAAGTAATTGTATATAAAATTGACACACAGGTTGAACGTGAACTAGCCGCAGTATTTGGCGTAAAAAGTATTCCTGCATTTTTGTATATCCCTATGGAAGGGAAACCAACAATGGCATCGGGAATTGCACGTACCAAAGAAGATACCAAGAAGATGTTTACGCAAAACATCAATAATATTCTGCTTAAGAAACAACAAAGTAACGAAGCACTTTAA
- the hutH gene encoding histidine ammonia-lyase, giving the protein MANRIFEITPKNLTYENIQDILENNVKLRLSDIAIELINKSKKYLDNKLERAEKPLYGINTGFGALCDIEISKDGLSKLQENLVVSHACNIGPEIPGDVVKLMLLLKAHALSKGNSAVQLITVQRILDLFNNNVLPVVCEQGSLGASGDLAPLAKLFLPLLGLGEVNFEGKRQQSINVLEKLGWEPIKLEAKEGLALLNGTQFMSAHAVYTLLKTFRIIDQGDIIGALSLDAFDGLIEPFSENIQRIRPHKGQAETAKNFRNVLTGSEMQAKPKEHIQDPYSFRCIPQVHGAVKDAVNYVATVIETEINSVTDNPTVFPDEDLIISGGNFHGEPLALSLDFLAMAISELGSISERRTYRLISGERGLPEFLVANPGLNSGFMIPQYAAASIVSQNKQLCTPCVVDSIPSSNEQEDHVSMGGNAATKTLKVVLNTEKILAIELYNAAQAMDFRRPVKSSPFIERFISAYRKKVKFVEEDIVMYEAINKTIDFLNSTKINRL; this is encoded by the coding sequence ATGGCAAATCGTATTTTCGAAATAACACCCAAAAATCTTACTTACGAGAATATTCAGGATATCCTGGAGAATAACGTTAAACTGAGGCTTTCCGATATCGCAATTGAGCTGATTAACAAAAGTAAAAAATACCTCGACAATAAATTAGAAAGGGCAGAAAAACCACTTTACGGAATTAATACAGGTTTTGGCGCACTGTGCGACATCGAAATTTCAAAAGATGGACTGAGTAAATTGCAGGAAAACCTGGTGGTTTCGCATGCTTGTAATATCGGGCCTGAAATTCCCGGCGACGTAGTAAAATTAATGTTGTTACTAAAAGCACATGCGCTATCGAAAGGAAATTCGGCGGTACAGTTAATTACTGTACAACGCATCCTCGATTTGTTTAATAACAATGTTTTGCCTGTTGTTTGCGAACAAGGATCGCTTGGTGCCAGTGGCGATTTGGCACCGTTGGCAAAGTTATTTCTGCCACTGCTGGGGTTGGGAGAAGTAAATTTTGAAGGAAAACGACAACAATCAATCAATGTCCTTGAAAAGCTGGGGTGGGAGCCAATAAAACTGGAAGCCAAAGAAGGACTGGCATTGTTAAACGGTACTCAGTTTATGAGTGCTCATGCAGTTTATACTTTGCTAAAAACGTTCCGTATAATCGATCAGGGAGATATAATCGGTGCACTTTCATTAGATGCTTTTGATGGCTTAATCGAACCATTTTCAGAGAATATTCAGCGCATTCGGCCACATAAAGGACAGGCTGAAACGGCCAAAAATTTCAGGAATGTTTTAACCGGCAGCGAAATGCAGGCCAAACCAAAAGAACACATTCAGGATCCTTATTCTTTCCGTTGTATTCCGCAGGTACACGGTGCAGTAAAAGATGCAGTTAATTATGTAGCCACAGTTATCGAGACTGAAATAAATTCGGTAACCGATAATCCAACTGTTTTTCCTGATGAGGATTTAATCATCTCAGGAGGTAATTTCCATGGCGAGCCGCTGGCTTTATCGCTTGATTTTCTGGCAATGGCCATTAGCGAACTGGGAAGTATATCTGAACGAAGAACTTATCGTTTAATTTCCGGCGAACGCGGACTACCCGAATTTTTGGTGGCCAATCCCGGATTGAATTCAGGTTTTATGATTCCACAATATGCAGCAGCATCGATTGTAAGTCAGAATAAACAACTTTGTACTCCCTGCGTGGTTGATTCTATACCTTCGTCGAACGAGCAGGAGGACCATGTAAGCATGGGTGGAAACGCAGCAACAAAAACATTAAAAGTGGTGCTGAATACCGAGAAAATTCTGGCAATAGAATTATACAATGCAGCCCAGGCGATGGATTTTCGTCGACCTGTAAAATCTTCGCCGTTTATTGAACGCTTTATATCTGCCTACCGAAAAAAGGTAAAATTTGTTGAAGAGGACATTGTAATGTATGAAGCAATAAACAAGACAATCGATTTTCTGAATAGCACCAAAATTAATCGATTGTAA
- the hisS gene encoding histidine--tRNA ligase: protein MAQKPSIPKGTRDFSPSEMVRRNYIFNTIKDVFRLYGFQPIETPAMENLSTLMGKYGEEGDKLLFKILNSGDFISKVPQEMLDEKNSNKLTTKLSEKGLRYDLTVPFARYVVQYRNDIAFPFKRYQIQPVWRADRPQKGRYREFYQCDVDVIGSNSLLNEVELVQIIDEVFQRLGINTTVKINNRKILAGIAEAIGEADRMVDITVAIDKLDKIGLEKVNAEMLEKGISQEAVDKLQPILKLEGSTVEKLAQIETVIGGTETGAKGIAEMRTMFAYLENVELNTTVELDLTLARGLNYYTGAIFEVKSNDVQIGSICGGGRYDDLTGIFGMPDVSGVGVSFGAERIYDVLVQLDAFPEESLETTKALFVNFGEKEEAYCLPVLAQLRKNGVNAEIFPESAKMKKQMTYANRKEIAYVILAGDNEMEASKFTLKNMETGEQQLVGAQELINILK from the coding sequence ATGGCACAAAAACCTTCGATTCCAAAAGGCACCCGCGATTTTTCACCGTCAGAAATGGTGAGAAGAAATTATATTTTCAATACCATTAAAGATGTATTTCGTTTGTACGGATTTCAACCGATTGAAACACCTGCAATGGAAAACCTTTCAACATTGATGGGTAAATATGGCGAAGAAGGGGATAAGCTGCTGTTTAAAATTTTGAATTCGGGAGATTTTATTTCGAAGGTTCCGCAGGAAATGCTGGATGAGAAAAACTCGAACAAGCTTACCACAAAATTGTCGGAGAAAGGATTGCGTTACGACTTAACAGTGCCATTTGCACGTTACGTTGTGCAATACCGAAATGATATTGCTTTTCCGTTTAAGCGTTACCAGATTCAGCCGGTTTGGCGTGCCGACCGACCTCAGAAAGGACGTTACCGCGAGTTTTACCAGTGCGATGTTGATGTAATTGGTAGCAACAGTTTGCTGAATGAAGTGGAGCTGGTACAAATTATCGATGAGGTTTTTCAACGACTCGGAATTAATACAACAGTTAAAATTAACAACCGTAAAATTTTGGCCGGAATTGCCGAAGCCATTGGCGAAGCCGACCGAATGGTAGACATTACTGTTGCCATTGATAAGCTGGATAAAATTGGTTTGGAAAAGGTAAATGCCGAAATGCTGGAAAAAGGAATCTCGCAGGAGGCCGTTGACAAACTTCAACCCATTTTAAAACTGGAAGGAAGTACCGTTGAGAAGCTGGCGCAGATTGAAACAGTTATTGGTGGTACAGAAACAGGTGCCAAAGGAATTGCAGAAATGCGTACTATGTTTGCCTACCTGGAAAACGTAGAATTAAATACAACAGTTGAACTCGATCTGACTTTAGCACGTGGATTGAATTATTATACCGGTGCTATTTTCGAAGTAAAATCGAATGATGTACAAATTGGGAGCATTTGTGGTGGTGGCCGTTATGATGATCTGACCGGAATTTTTGGTATGCCCGATGTTTCCGGAGTTGGCGTTTCGTTTGGAGCCGAGCGTATTTACGATGTGCTGGTTCAGTTAGATGCTTTCCCTGAAGAATCTCTGGAAACAACAAAAGCATTGTTTGTGAATTTTGGAGAAAAAGAAGAAGCCTACTGTTTGCCTGTTTTGGCACAGTTGCGTAAAAATGGTGTAAATGCCGAAATCTTTCCGGAAAGTGCCAAAATGAAAAAGCAAATGACTTACGCTAACCGCAAAGAAATTGCCTATGTAATTCTGGCCGGCGACAATGAAATGGAGGCCAGTAAATTTACCCTAAAAAATATGGAAACAGGGGAGCAGCAGTTAGTGGGGGCGCAAGAACTGATAAATATCCTTAAATAG
- a CDS encoding WbuC family cupin fold metalloprotein, translating into MIKKIDKQTLDNLCAEAKQADRQRKNLNYHSNFNDPINRMLNAVEPGSYVQPHKHENPDKREVFILLRGKMAVVFFDDDGNITENLILDNKENYGVEIPPAVWHTIIALERGTVVYEVKDGPYSPSDDKNFASWAPKEDEKESADYIRHILKSLKITL; encoded by the coding sequence ATGATAAAAAAGATTGACAAACAAACGCTGGATAACTTGTGTGCAGAAGCGAAGCAGGCAGATCGGCAACGCAAAAATTTAAATTACCACAGCAATTTTAACGACCCGATAAACCGGATGTTAAATGCAGTTGAGCCGGGATCATATGTTCAGCCTCATAAACACGAAAATCCTGATAAGAGGGAGGTCTTTATACTACTTCGGGGAAAAATGGCAGTTGTGTTTTTCGATGATGATGGTAACATTACCGAGAATTTAATTCTTGATAACAAGGAAAATTATGGTGTTGAAATACCTCCGGCGGTTTGGCATACCATAATCGCTTTAGAGCGCGGCACCGTTGTATACGAGGTAAAAGACGGACCTTATTCGCCATCGGATGATAAGAATTTTGCCAGCTGGGCACCAAAAGAAGACGAAAAGGAAAGTGCTGATTATATCCGACATATTTTAAAGTCGCTGAAAATAACGCTTTAA
- a CDS encoding DUF4870 domain-containing protein, which translates to MYRIIDDPNERQWGMLVHLAALATFILPVAGNIIGPLIVYLIKKDEYEFVNDQGKEVLNFQITWSIIFFISLILILVGIGVLMLIGFGIAWLVLVIVASVSASNGTPYKYPFTIRFLQ; encoded by the coding sequence ATGTACCGAATAATAGATGATCCGAATGAGCGCCAGTGGGGAATGTTAGTTCATCTTGCTGCTTTGGCAACTTTTATATTACCAGTTGCCGGAAATATAATTGGCCCACTCATCGTGTATCTAATCAAAAAAGATGAATACGAGTTTGTAAATGATCAGGGCAAGGAAGTTCTTAATTTCCAAATTACCTGGTCGATCATTTTTTTCATTTCTTTAATTCTTATCCTCGTTGGAATTGGCGTTTTAATGCTTATTGGTTTCGGCATTGCCTGGCTGGTTTTGGTAATCGTTGCATCGGTTTCGGCCAGCAACGGCACACCTTATAAATACCCTTTTACCATTCGCTTTTTGCAATAA
- a CDS encoding GAF domain-containing protein: MEDRKKEGRYGRIYKQLSELVLKSNNTQARMATIIAVLHHKMDYFFWTGYYLIENGEMTVNSYQGPVACQILEKDKGVCWAAFNKKETVVVEDVHAFPDHIACDSRSNSEIVVPLKNQAGEVIGVLDIDSSEKASFTKVDANWLEKILELIWS, from the coding sequence ATGGAAGACAGGAAAAAAGAAGGACGTTACGGAAGAATTTACAAACAACTTAGCGAACTGGTTTTAAAAAGTAACAATACCCAGGCACGAATGGCAACTATTATTGCCGTTTTGCATCATAAAATGGATTACTTTTTTTGGACCGGATATTACCTGATTGAAAATGGAGAAATGACCGTAAACTCATACCAGGGGCCGGTTGCTTGCCAGATATTAGAAAAAGATAAAGGTGTATGCTGGGCCGCCTTCAATAAAAAAGAAACGGTTGTGGTTGAGGATGTTCATGCTTTCCCTGATCATATTGCCTGCGACTCGCGCTCAAATTCAGAAATAGTAGTTCCCCTAAAAAACCAGGCAGGCGAAGTAATTGGCGTTTTGGATATTGACAGCTCAGAAAAAGCTTCTTTTACGAAAGTAGATGCCAATTGGCTGGAGAAAATTCTGGAATTAATTTGGAGCTAA
- a CDS encoding DMT family transporter has translation MKLIYTTIVLLIGFLLAIQGSINTQLTTYLKHPMQGALISFFVGFLALLALNFIFKTEIPNWGHLNTAPWYVFAGGLLGAIFVSSVIFFIPKIGVTTVLAASIAGQLIAASVIDHFGFFGLEQHPVSMGKIGGIVLLAFGIFLIQKY, from the coding sequence ATGAAATTAATATATACAACAATTGTTTTGCTAATCGGCTTTTTACTTGCCATTCAGGGAAGTATTAATACCCAACTAACTACCTATTTAAAACACCCGATGCAAGGAGCTTTAATAAGTTTTTTTGTGGGTTTTTTAGCACTTCTAGCATTGAATTTCATATTTAAAACAGAAATTCCAAACTGGGGGCATTTAAATACGGCTCCATGGTATGTATTTGCGGGCGGTTTGCTGGGAGCAATTTTTGTTTCGTCGGTAATCTTTTTCATACCAAAAATTGGCGTCACCACCGTTTTGGCAGCGTCAATTGCCGGACAACTCATTGCTGCTTCTGTTATTGATCATTTTGGTTTTTTCGGATTAGAACAGCACCCCGTTTCAATGGGTAAAATTGGAGGAATTGTTTTATTAGCCTTTGGCATTTTCCTTATCCAAAAATATTGA
- the rluF gene encoding 23S rRNA pseudouridine(2604) synthase RluF, whose translation MESKRLNKAISETGFCSRREADRLIENGKVKVNGEVAGLGVQVTIDDRIEVDGQLVTKEVPNIYLAFHKPVGITCTTDTNKKDNIVDFINFPERIFPIGRLDKPSEGLIFMTNDGDIVNKILRAGNNHEKEYIVNVNRKITQAFIRQMSNGVPILDTVTKKCQVERINDFTFRIILTQGLNRQIRRMCAHLGYEVTRLKRVRIMNIELGNLKRGKYRHFTSEELKEINRLVADSSKTQEASED comes from the coding sequence ATGGAAAGCAAACGATTAAATAAGGCCATTTCGGAAACCGGTTTTTGTTCGCGTCGTGAAGCCGATAGATTGATTGAAAATGGAAAGGTTAAAGTAAATGGTGAAGTTGCCGGGCTTGGCGTTCAGGTTACAATCGATGATCGTATCGAGGTTGATGGCCAACTTGTAACCAAAGAAGTTCCGAATATCTATCTCGCTTTTCATAAACCGGTTGGAATTACCTGCACCACCGACACCAATAAAAAAGACAACATTGTAGATTTTATCAATTTCCCGGAGCGAATATTTCCTATTGGTCGCCTCGACAAACCCAGCGAAGGACTGATTTTTATGACCAACGACGGCGATATTGTAAATAAAATTCTTCGTGCCGGGAACAATCACGAAAAAGAATACATTGTTAACGTCAACCGAAAAATCACCCAGGCTTTTATCCGGCAAATGAGTAACGGCGTTCCCATTCTCGACACAGTAACAAAAAAATGCCAGGTAGAACGCATCAATGATTTCACTTTTCGTATTATTCTTACGCAGGGTTTAAACCGCCAAATCCGCAGAATGTGCGCACACCTTGGCTATGAAGTTACCCGCTTGAAACGGGTTCGGATAATGAACATTGAACTCGGAAATTTAAAACGTGGCAAATATCGTCATTTCACTTCCGAGGAGCTAAAAGAAATTAACCGGCTGGTTGCCGACTCCAGCAAAACCCAGGAAGCCTCGGAAGATTAA
- a CDS encoding metallophosphoesterase, producing MRASAMLLIPLLIFMLLVDIYTFRGIKPLLAKLANKLLRKSLAILFWSISIVVFAGFCLFMFGIQQVKQSDAYIYVGYLVVSFALFYIPKFVFIVFVLLKDIQLLFKTIFNWIKGKRKKSLSPNNSGRKMERAEFLYQMGLVLAAVPFAGILYGVTKGKFNYRVMRETISFDNLPKSFKGLKIVQISDMHLGSFNKKFDQVAKAVELINEQEPDILLFTGDLVNNFAEETEGWAPVLSQLKAKIGKYSVLGNHDYGDYSDWESAAAKEKNLAAIKKFHQKIGFRLLLNETETININGEEIALIGVENWGKPPFPQHGDLQKASKDAEGQQFKILMSHDPSHWDAETLPKTDIDLTFAGHTHGMQFGIERAGIKWSPVQYKYPRWGGLYREKEQFLYVNRGFGYIGFPGRIGMPPEITVVELT from the coding sequence ATGAGAGCGAGTGCAATGTTATTAATTCCTTTGTTAATATTTATGCTACTGGTAGATATTTACACCTTCCGTGGTATAAAACCGCTGCTCGCAAAACTCGCAAATAAGCTGCTAAGAAAATCGTTGGCCATACTTTTCTGGAGCATCTCAATTGTTGTTTTTGCAGGTTTTTGCCTGTTTATGTTCGGCATTCAGCAAGTAAAACAGTCCGATGCCTACATTTACGTCGGGTACCTCGTAGTTAGTTTTGCCTTGTTTTACATACCAAAGTTTGTATTCATTGTTTTTGTGTTGCTGAAAGATATCCAGTTGCTTTTCAAAACGATTTTTAACTGGATAAAGGGAAAAAGAAAAAAAAGTTTATCACCAAATAATTCGGGGAGGAAAATGGAGAGAGCAGAGTTTTTATATCAAATGGGGCTGGTTTTAGCAGCTGTTCCGTTTGCAGGGATTCTTTATGGAGTAACAAAAGGTAAATTCAATTACCGTGTAATGCGCGAAACAATCAGTTTCGATAATTTGCCAAAATCGTTTAAAGGACTAAAAATCGTACAAATTTCAGATATGCACCTTGGCAGTTTTAATAAAAAGTTCGATCAGGTGGCAAAAGCTGTTGAATTGATTAACGAACAGGAGCCGGACATACTTTTGTTTACGGGCGACCTGGTAAATAATTTTGCCGAAGAAACCGAAGGCTGGGCACCGGTTTTATCGCAACTAAAAGCCAAAATTGGTAAATATTCGGTGCTTGGGAATCATGATTACGGTGATTATTCAGATTGGGAATCGGCAGCTGCCAAAGAAAAAAACCTTGCAGCCATAAAAAAATTTCATCAGAAAATTGGTTTCCGTTTATTGCTTAATGAAACAGAAACAATAAATATTAATGGTGAAGAAATTGCATTAATTGGTGTTGAGAACTGGGGTAAACCACCTTTCCCTCAGCACGGCGATTTGCAAAAAGCTTCGAAGGATGCTGAAGGTCAGCAATTCAAAATTTTAATGAGCCACGATCCTTCGCACTGGGATGCTGAAACACTGCCAAAAACCGATATCGACCTTACATTTGCAGGGCACACTCATGGCATGCAGTTTGGAATTGAGCGGGCCGGAATTAAGTGGAGCCCGGTACAATATAAATATCCGCGCTGGGGTGGTTTATATCGCGAGAAAGAACAATTTTTGTACGTAAACCGTGGTTTTGGATACATTGGTTTTCCGGGCAGAATTGGAATGCCTCCCGAGATTACAGTAGTGGAATTAACTTAA
- a CDS encoding DUF6787 family protein: protein MFDRLRKKWKLNSNFQVVIILFVFSITGSAALYVRKAVFDLAGITDATSLWIKVPLYIVTVVPAYQVLFLLFASLLGQFRFAWEFEKKTFSRFIPKKK, encoded by the coding sequence ATGTTTGACAGACTAAGAAAGAAGTGGAAACTGAACAGTAATTTTCAGGTTGTGATCATCCTGTTTGTTTTTTCCATTACCGGAAGCGCAGCACTATACGTTCGAAAGGCAGTTTTTGATTTGGCAGGGATTACCGATGCAACCAGTTTGTGGATTAAAGTACCCCTGTATATAGTTACTGTTGTTCCGGCATACCAGGTTTTATTTCTGTTGTTTGCTTCGCTTTTAGGGCAGTTCAGATTTGCCTGGGAGTTTGAAAAGAAGACTTTTTCACGATTTATTCCAAAAAAGAAATGA
- the msrA gene encoding peptide-methionine (S)-S-oxide reductase MsrA, translating into MRTLALIFTLLIYSNSGMSKDLQKATLGGGCFWCTEAIYLELKGVVDVKPGYSGGHVKNPTYKQVCEGTTGHAEVVQITFDPEVVSFSEILEVFFMTHDPTTLNRQGNDVGPQYRSAIFYHNEKQKEVAERVIDLFEKEEVYSKPIVTEVTGFDKFYVAEDYHINYYARNKTQGYCQFVVAPKLEKFKKIFKDQLKK; encoded by the coding sequence ATGAGAACACTAGCATTAATATTCACACTATTAATTTATTCAAACAGCGGTATGAGTAAAGATTTACAGAAAGCCACGCTCGGCGGAGGATGTTTTTGGTGTACCGAGGCCATTTACCTGGAGTTAAAAGGAGTTGTTGACGTAAAACCAGGTTACAGTGGCGGACACGTAAAAAACCCAACTTACAAACAGGTTTGCGAAGGAACAACCGGTCATGCCGAAGTAGTGCAAATTACTTTCGATCCGGAAGTAGTGAGCTTTTCAGAAATTCTGGAAGTGTTTTTTATGACACACGATCCAACAACTTTAAACAGACAAGGCAACGATGTTGGTCCGCAATACCGTTCCGCCATTTTCTATCATAACGAAAAGCAAAAAGAGGTGGCTGAGCGTGTTATTGATCTTTTTGAAAAAGAGGAAGTTTACAGCAAACCAATAGTAACAGAGGTTACCGGGTTTGACAAGTTTTATGTTGCCGAAGATTACCACATCAATTATTATGCACGCAACAAAACACAGGGCTATTGCCAATTTGTTGTGGCTCCAAAACTAGAGAAATTCAAAAAGATATTTAAAGACCAGTTGAAAAAATAA
- a CDS encoding YciI family protein, whose amino-acid sequence MKRIVFALCLLTFAFAVSAQDQREFSYTEGDTTYTMKRYVFMLLESGETKSKDSTEAAHYQELHMAHLNKLAESGKLIVAGPFEGGGDNRGLLIFDVETVDEALKLEGEDPSVKTNRLKMNAFYWWGAKGTVIK is encoded by the coding sequence ATGAAAAGAATTGTATTTGCTCTTTGCCTGCTAACTTTTGCCTTTGCTGTTTCGGCGCAAGATCAACGCGAATTCTCATACACCGAAGGCGACACCACCTACACCATGAAACGTTATGTTTTTATGCTGCTTGAGAGTGGAGAAACAAAAAGTAAAGACTCAACTGAAGCAGCGCATTATCAGGAATTGCATATGGCACACTTAAATAAGTTGGCTGAAAGTGGAAAACTTATTGTAGCCGGTCCGTTTGAGGGTGGCGGCGACAATCGTGGGCTACTAATTTTTGATGTAGAAACCGTTGATGAAGCACTAAAACTGGAAGGTGAAGATCCATCAGTAAAAACAAACAGGTTAAAAATGAATGCCTTCTACTGGTGGGGCGCCAAAGGAACCGTAATTAAATAA
- a CDS encoding DsrE family protein: MKTRFLIVFVMLLGFSFSGLANNPEVENEPQMEEIPASEKLVVLWTSGDKEVAEKMVLMYTFNSKRFDWWKDITLVVWGPSQKVLVENKDIQDYVKKIMDQGTAVKACKGCSDMYGISEKLEELGVEVKYMGEITDYMKEGRHVLTL, from the coding sequence ATGAAAACACGATTTTTAATTGTATTTGTTATGCTGCTGGGATTCTCTTTCAGCGGACTGGCAAATAACCCAGAAGTAGAAAACGAGCCTCAAATGGAAGAAATTCCGGCCTCCGAAAAACTGGTGGTACTTTGGACCAGCGGCGACAAGGAAGTGGCTGAAAAAATGGTTCTGATGTATACGTTCAATTCCAAACGATTCGACTGGTGGAAAGACATAACACTGGTGGTTTGGGGACCATCGCAAAAAGTATTGGTAGAAAATAAAGATATCCAGGACTATGTAAAAAAGATTATGGACCAGGGAACTGCGGTAAAAGCATGCAAGGGCTGTTCAGATATGTATGGAATTTCAGAGAAACTTGAAGAACTGGGAGTTGAAGTGAAGTATATGGGTGAAATTACTGATTACATGAAGGAGGGGAGGCATGTTTTAACTTTGTAA